ggactcggtgagtgTATCACCAATGACAATAATGCCAGTGAGAAAGATCGatacagagccatcttgatcattcacCATCATCTAactgagagtctcaaagatcagtatctgaccaTTGAGAATCCTTTAGATCTTTGGaatgaattgaaatcgagatatgatcaccaaagaacggtgatcttaccaaaggctcggtttgattggaggaatctcagaatccaggactttaagtctgtggacgagtataactaggcattgtttaagattgtttcaaaattgaaactgtgtggtgaaagtattacggattaggatatgcttgagaaaaccttttccactttccacacaagcaatgtgatgttacaacaacagtaccgtgagaaaGGTTTCACGacctatgctaatcttatttcttaTCTCGTGCTCGCTGAGTAGAACAATGaattattgatgagaaacagtgaaatGAGACCTCCTGGCTCAGCCCCACCACCTGAAGCACACGCCACAGAGGAAAATAAAGAATCCCATCACGTCCAAGGAAACGACCATCATGGTTGTGGTTGAGGAAATAGGAACGGACGTGGCCGTGGTCGAAGCTCTTTGACCGCGGGTAAGGGAATCAACATGGTCGAGACCATGGGCGTGACCGTGGCTCATTTGGACGAGGTCATGGTCGCGGCCATGGCTCTTCATTTAAACCTCAACACTCGACCACTTCAAGCAAATCaatgtgccatagatgtggtatgggcaatcattgggctaagacttgtaggactcccaagcatctagttgaTATCTATccagagagtttgaaagggaagaatcctgaagcccatatgacttatcaagatgatgaaaatgatttcaatcatgataaagacgatcttatggattatgaaacttcagattgtctaaaaGACTAAAGAAtgatttcgacatttgtaatctaaattctgtgttctttgttttggtgttttttcatttctatgttgtcatttctttgaacttgtttaaaacttaaaatctgATCATAAAATTACTCCTTGGCCGAAATCTATAAGAATCCTAGAACCATTCGGATTTGGCGTGGCCGAAACTTATGTTTGGCCTAATGAACAATGTAAATCTTGGCCAAATGTAAAGCTTGGCCTAGCTTAAATCTTGATCAAATGAAAAGTCTGAATTCTCTTTGGCCAACCTTAAATGACCTTGACCGAAGGCAAAAGCTTGGCCAAATACAAACATTAACCGTTTTCCTTGGCCATAAAGGTGAAACCTTGGCCAAATAGAAAATCCTTTGGCCAGATTGAAATTTCTATTGGCCAAATATGAAATCTAGTCAAACTAATAGAATCTCTTGGCCAAAGCATTTTGGTAAAATCATCTTGGCCGAATCTCCTTGGCCAAAATTCTTTGGCCAAAGTCTTTTGAATAATCTATCTTGGCCGAATTTAAATCCCTATTAATCTAATCAGACTTAATTTATTTCTGGTTATTTGTTGCAcactttgatttatttaatgcatgatgttttcaaaattattgtcTAAGGGAacaaaatttgatattaaattaCCTAAGTTTGGGATTCAATACGAGAAAAAtgaacattaagtgttattatCTCGAGGGGGAGAATCAGAGAATCCCAAAATCCCTAAATAAGTTAAGCATCCACGACAACAATAGCCCAAATAGAACTCGGCCAAAATCAAATCTGAAAACGAAATTGCACAACAGAAAGATTATATGGAGATTAATGATCGGCAAACCGGTCATGCCATTCCGGTTAAGTATGCGACATTCTATTGAATGGTTTAAGATATGATGCCCCTTTGAATAAGAGAATTGATAATAAGAGTATTCACcatgatattttgaaaataagcAAAGAATTTCGTGGGCTTGATTTGATCACCCACGGATGGACTGATCATCATTCATATGTGACGACATATGATTGTACATATCCTTGTCAAAATCTGCAATAAGTTTGCAAGAGTAATTGGTGATACCGGTGGATTTATGAATCCTTATAAGTTACAGCAAAATTTGTTCGCATAATGCCAAAGAACAAATAGAGACTCTCCCATGAATTTGATAAAGGGCCAAGAATTAATGTTCCCATATAGAGAACTTAAATAAGTTGCTCCACCACAAAGTTATAAGATGggatctgaaattgaattaagTGTATACGTTGGATATAAATCTCAATAAGAATACATAAGGCTACGAGAGATATGATTAAGGCTGAGCCATGGATTAGATAAATCCGTATATCCAACATCAGGGAGAgaaataataagctggtaaacgATTTCGAGAATGAATAATGATCCTCAAATATGAATATAGAATAAGAGTCCAAAGAATGAATCATTCTCAGAACTTAAACAAGTCAATTGCCAGACATGTTTGATGACCCAAACTGAAATATACAAGCGGGTTATGCtctaataaaattgatattggaCTTAGTTAAGATAAGACGGTTTCATACATGTATTACTCGAAAATGAGAAGAGCATAAAATTGAAATGGCATATCCGAAATTAAGGTTGTCCAACGGAAACCTTAGACATGACCATGAATAAAGATCAGGTACCTGAAAATAATATGATCtaaagcgaggatcatgaaaccAACGTCTATCATAGAGTGCACTCAGAGAAATTACTCAGAGAAATTGATTAAGCAAATTGATAATGCTATAAGACGTGATATATGAAATCTCTTAAGAGAAGAGATGTAGTCAAACCAGTTGGATATAAGTAAGTCTTTGGTGAGAAAACATAATAAGAATGACGAAATTGCATAAGGTTCTCACAAAGATCTGGAATCAATTATAAAGGAGAcatactcctatgtggtggatgcaacgaCATTCTGATTCCTTATAAGTCTagcaaataaaatacatatctataCGGTCCACTGGATAACGAAATTTATGTAAAAGTTCTAGAGGGTATCGAACTACCGAACAcatcaagttctcgagaacaatatcaAATATCTTTATGTGAACGacttgaatatcctaggaaTCTCTGGAGAAATTTCCCAAAGATAGAATACATCAAGAAAGAATTCGAATTTAACATGAAAGGTTTTGGGAAAACAAGATTATATATTGGATTATACATTGAGCACCTTGAAAAGAAAATCTTTATGCATCAAATGACATACATAGATAACATGCTCAAGAAGTTTGATATGGACTAAGCTTACGAATTGACAAGTCCCATAATTATAAGGTTCCTCAGTTTAGAAAAGATAATTTCGGTCCTAATGAAGAAAATGAGGAGATCTTTGGTCCCGAAATGCCATGTCTAAGTGCCATAAAGTTTTGACGGATTTGGCGAGCCATACAAGGCTAGATAAATAATTTTCCGTAATCTATTAGCTAGATATAGCTCATGATCGACCCAAACGCACTAGAACgggattatacatatttttgttacCTACAAGGAACTAAAGATTTGGGTCCATTTGATACTAACCTACCCGAAGAAGGGTAAATTATTTTGGTGATAAAGGTTGTTTGTCCGTCCAAGTTCACTCAAGCGAGGATTTGGTGGATCTAATTACTAAGGCGTTACTGACATCCAGAGATGTACTcaacagggggagtaatacgtgttgtactcttttttcttcaccatggttttatcccattgggttttcctggtaaggttttaataaggcaacatccaaagcgtattacaaacCACTTCGGAAATGGTCTTCCAAggaggagtgttataaaccaaggTCTGGTGGAAGCTCATATTCGAAGGCTCATATTCTTATGTCTTTGTATTTTCCAACCCATATTGTATTATGGTTTCATACTtatgtaattccctatataaaaGGTTCTTTattgtctaataaatatataaactatccCCTTATTTTCATAACAATAGGTAAaccaatcattttattttctaataaacaCTTCGAGTTTTTTTTACTGTAATTACTAGGTGCGTATtctccgcgcaagcgcggggtcGTTGATGGAAGTGTGATTTATCATGGATGCGAAGATGGTGTCCTTTGAAGTAGTGTTTTGCATGTGAATAATTGTTATTTCATATGTTTTTGGTGTGGTAAAGAATTGTTGTAAATTTGtatgttatcttttgtttatgaCTGATCCTTTAGCAGGTGAATAGTCGAAGTTTggtatattttgaaatattgtatattattcTTATCTTGGTAGTTATATGTGCGTTTTTTAGTAATTTGTAAATTGTCGTAGAAACCagattttagaaaaacaaagacctgttagaaataattttaaaatagtttgtGTGACTACCAAATAATTGTCTTACTGTTTTTGTAACTTAATCTTTATGGGTTTTTAAGGAAATTATATGCACTATTTTGAATGCTTGGCGTTAATATATATGTGATTACGTATAAATAGAACTGTTGAGGGTTTTCATTTATCCTCGTTTTAGTTTTTGAACTATTAAATAGacgtaaattaatatatatgatttatacaTTAGCAGTATTATGActgacttttttttctttaccgTAAGTTGCCAATGAGTTGCTGTAGTTTGTGAAGTTATTGAAACTGTGCAGTAGATGTGAGCAGAATTGTATATCATGTGTTTTGTgggttttttttggtaaacctTTGATCGCTTTGTGTGGCTAGAACGGGTTACGTTGTGGTGagtttatgaattttttattttgtgttcaaATGACTTATCTCGAAGGTATGATTATATGTTTGCTGTTTCTctgaatttgtttgaaaaaaaatgtttgtggtTTTATATATGTTACAGTTAGTTTATTGTTTTGGTGGTTTTTTGGGTGCGAGGGAAtgctattttaaatattatagagtTTGCAAGTGAAATTACATctactataaaattttaaaatagaaaaggCTTACATGtctttattttaaatgtttttcttgTTTAGGCTGTAAGCCTGTAATCTTCATTCCTCAAGTCATAGAGTAAAAAATCTTGTTTACATGACTCACGTTTATGCATTATTGACGTTAAACTTTACTGATCTATAAAGTTGGAGATATTGGTAATTAAGTAAAGACATGTTAACGCTTCTTTTATTATCTAAAGTCATAGTAATTTTAGCACCAGTAAAAAATAGGTTACAGCAAATCATAGAGACAACCAAAGTTTGAAGTAGAGAAAACATGTGGAATAGACAATTGAAATGAAACGAAAGCTAAGTGGGATTGAAATGTAAAGAGGTCTTCACTGATTGCTGACACAGTGAACGTATGGTGATTTGGAGTGAAATTGTAAGGAGTCAAGTAGATGAAAAACGTATTCATTGCCAGCTAGCTCCTCAAGACATTTTGGTAGCTCCATTTCCTCACCGCTACTCATCTGAATTAGGTTGGGGGTTTGTGGGACTTCAGAATAAACAATTATATACAATCATCTGAACTATGAAAGAAAAACGTACCTCTTTAAGACCCAGACTTGCAGCCTCTTTTTGATGAGTTTCATCGTCTCTCTGTCGAAGACCACAAAAATGGCACTATCCACGAAACCTGGATCTGGAGGACGTGAATTGTTAGAATATATTTAGTCCTGAACGAAAAACCTGATCTGCAAATCCAATACATATCACATAATTCAGGTACTATGTTCAACAActgaaaggaaaaaatataaagaaaaattgtaCGTTTATATTGGTTGGTGATGGATCTAACTCGAGCAAATACTTTGAGTTCATCGAAAGCAACAACCTGTTCAGTAAACAATAGATTAATTAGCAATGACTACAGCTTTATAATCAAATAGATCACAAAGCGTCAATGAAGGAGACTGGAACCAGCATCAAAACTTACAACATAATTTTCTGCATCCTCTATCCCGAATAAAGTGAAGAATGGCATGGGAGGTTTTTATAGCGAAATATATAACCATCAAGTGCAAGAAAAAGGTAAACATGTTAAGATAAAAGCTAAATAGCTAATTCTATCAGGCAAGATTCAACATCGAAAAATACCTTTGATATAAACCTTCTTGCAAAATAATCAGTCTGAAGTCATCAGTCTTGACAAAGATCATATCCTCACCAAGGAAGGAAAACCAAAAGTAGGATTAAATCATTATCAGGAAAAGAATAATCAAAACtgaaaaagatacaaaatgATGTGACAGAAATATGGAAGCTAGCTCCACATGCATAAAGCCACATACATTGCTGACGCTCCCACGACGTCTATCACCCCACCCCCGCCACAACCACTACCAGCACCACAAAATAGGCCACCATGCCAGCTCTTGTTAACCCCCAAAGCATTTCCTGTAATGTTTTTTTCCATCTCACCAATGATTTACTATCAGTTAGTGAAACTTATGACAGCTTTTAAAACACAACCCAATAAAGGGAAGCATAATCTTGCTGAGACCAAGGATATAAAGAAAACTTGTATAATATTGATGTTTGAGAAAGAGAAACCTTTCATCGGCCTTAGTCTTCATTTTTTTCTGCTCCTCTTTAGCCATGCTTCTACTATCACACACTCTGAGACAGATCAACACTGATTGATAAAACATTGCAGATGATCTCACTTATACTAAGTTTTTGAAATATTGTTACCAGTTAATCAACCAAAATAAACCTATTCACAACCTATTCCCcatttaaatttctcaaacaTTTAATTGTGGCTTGAATATCACAGCTTAGATATATATGACTCTACATATGTGTGTTGCTAATAAATGTTAAGAAACTTCGTCTCTGTAAGAGGACTGAAACTTGAGATGCGTAAATATGGAGATTCAAACCAACATAAAAGGGGAACAAAATCCACAAACtgaaaaaacaatcaaagagatatgaagttttcttaccttaAACAACCTATGTGAGAGCAGATAAATCTTGGGTCCGTTTTGGTCAACAATCTACAGTGTATAACAAAACAGAGAAATTTCAATCAAAAACGTTTTGAAAATCCTATAGTCACAGTACCAATTCCAAATATTAAAAGAAGGAATTAACATACGAATCAGTTGTTTAATGTTGAGATCTATATTACCCCTAAGATTCGATCGAATGTTCTCTCCACCGCTTTGCACCACGGCTCCACTTTCTTCTTCCTGATCTCTTCTTCCAAAACCGGTCTGAATACTTTGGAGTTCTTTGACCTCTCTCCTGACTCAAATATGTCTTCTTCCTTCCAGAATCAAACGGCCAGTCCAGCTGCATAGGCAGCTCCAAATATTTTGCATTAACTAAAACGTTTGTCAACATGgtttttaagtttaaatataAACTTACCTCCAAATATTTTTGGGTTAACAGTAGTGTCCACCATGACAGATTGGGGGTTAGGAGACCACTAAACATTGATGCAGCATCCTCCCATAAAGACAAGTAGACCACTGTCGTGCCGTTATGTGAGTATTAAAAACTTATTACAATAAGGATGTAATGGTGGAAAGCTATCAAAAAATTAGAGTCATTGGTGGACTCAAAGCATAAAAAGCAAGTAAAGGGCTAAGCGTACCAAAGACGAAAGGGATAATGTTCCTGAAGAGATTGAGGTAAAGGATCACATAGATCTCTAATGGCAGACAAAGGCTGGCGATCCCAAGGAATGTTGGGGGAACCAATTCAGCAAAACTCTAACCATCAGTACACTGTAGATATCTAGCCCCTTGGATAAACCGGCCGCAACCACCGTCAACGGCATGTTGAGATAACCAGCAGGACCGGAGATTCAGATAGAAGCTTGGATCTGTGGAGATAAGGTTACCACAGCGGTGGAGAGTTTCTGGATAAGGGCTTTGGTTACGACTCCGGCAAGGATCGCGAGGGTCGTGATTGCTTTGATTGAGTCGGAGAAGGGAAATTGAGAAGATGGTTTAGCGAAGAGTGTTGGAGATGTGGAGGAGGCGGCATTAAACGATAACATTTATTGGACACATAAAGAGAAATACGTTGAACAATAGAGAAAACTAAGAGTTTAGAGACGAATTCATTGTCTTTACTGTGAAAGATTAGAGGAAACGGCGCGGATGGAAGAGACGAAGTACGATGAAACCGAAgtcgaaacaaaacaaaaatgaatgaCCAAACCAAACGTGGACCCCACAAACGTAAACATATGTCCACGTGGAGAGACTAAAAACTcttctattataatatagatttttttttcttttgcaaataTAGTTGAAGGTGCATAATCTGCATGGCTGTATTAAACCCCAAATATAGACCCTACAAAAAGAAGAATTTATTAGGAATTAGCAATTcagaaaatcaaaaaaaaaaacgaaaaccaaaaaaatctctTAAAATTAGAATTTGGAACACACACAATGAGttttttgtgtttctatttcttcAATTTTCATCTCTCTCTTACGAAAATCTTAAAGAGGGAGCTTCCagataattaaaagaaatatttttttaaaaaggaacaTCCAAAGAGATTATGGCGGAGGGGCAATCCGACAGCAACAACAATCAACAGCAATCTCCTCCTTCTCCTAATTCCTCCTCCTCCGCTCCTCCTTCACCACCTTCTTCAGACTCACAACCTCCACCATCACAACAACAAGGAAACAACAACAATGGTGGAAACAATGATAACAACAACAAGAATGGTAATAACAACAATGGTGGAAACaatgacaacaacaacaacaatggcAATAACAACAATGGTGGAAACAatgacaacaacaacagcaatgGTAATAACAACAATGATGGCAATAATGGTAACAAAAACAATGGCAACAATGGTAATAACAACAAGGGGAATAACaatgacaacaacaacaacaacaagggGAATAATAAtagcaacaaaaacaataacGGAGGAAGCAAAAACCGTTCGCCTCCGCCTCCTTCTAAAAATTCCGGCCGTAACTCTCCTCCGAAATCTCTGTCTCCTCCTAAATCAAGCCGTGGTGGCTCTAAATCCTCACGTAACGACACACCCAACATGGGTGCTATTATAGGAATTGCAGCTTCTGCTGGATTGTTGCTTCTTGTCATGATCTTGTTCTGCGTCTGTTGTTGtcgtaagaagaagaaaaagaagaatcaaATGCCTTACTATGCAAGCAACGGTTTCAACGGTAAGACTATATTGGTCAACACCAAGTCACTAACCTCAACCCTAGTTTGTCCTTGTTTAGAACTATTTCTTGTGCACCAAGCTACTTGAATTAATAACCTAACACATTAAAATCTTCTTACCTTCAAACCACAGTTGTAAGTTTGTGGGTTTCACATCTCATGGGAACTTGATTCTCAGGCAGAGTTttacatatttgaatattatGATCTATTGtggaaaactattaaaatttgtttattgtCACCCAAGAAACAAGGGGAAaactaagtctttttttttaccttagGTGCGAGTGGCCAAAAccaacaacagcaacaacaatACAATAACCAAAGCGATCATGTAATGAACGTAGGGAACAACAACTGGATGAATtcacctcctccaccacctcctgGAACCTGGCAACCGACGCAACCAATGCCCGTCTCAGGCGGTCTTAACAGCAGCGACATGAGCTCAAACTACTCAGGCCCACACGGTCCAGCTCTACCACCACCACACCCTTCAGTGGCTCTAGGTTTCAACCAGAGCACATTCACCTACGACGAGCTAGCCGCAGCAACACAAGGCTTCTCTCAAGCGAGATTGTTAGGGCAAGGCGGGTTCGGGTACGTTCACAAGGGGATACTTCCCAATGGGAAAGAGATCGCTGTGAAGAGTCTTAAAGCAGGAAGCGGACAAGGAGAGCGAGAGTTTCAGGCTGAGGTGGATATCATTAGCCGAGTTCATCATCGGTTTCTTGTGTCTCTTGTTGGTTATTGTATTGCAGGAGGGCAGAGGATGTTGGTTTATGAGTTTTTGCCTAATGACACGCTTGAGTTTCATCTCCATGGTAAAAGTGGTGTTATTCTTGGTTGGACTACAAGGCTCAGGATTGCTTTGGGATCAGCTAAAGGGCTTGCTTACTTACATGAAGATTGTgagtcaaaaacaaaaactcttaTATATTTGATCTTTTCTAGGTTTAACTAGAGATGTAATCAAATTTTGTGTAATCAGGTCATCCGAAGATCATTCATCGAGACATTAAAGCTTCAAATATTCTTCTTGATGAATCCTTTGAAGCCAAGGTATGCTTATGATTAGGCATGCGGCTTATAACGgaccaaactaaccaaaattaTCCGAAATTTCAAACCAAAATAACCGTCACAACCAAAATAATCCAAATTTAACCAAaactttaacaaaaatataatccaAAGCAAAAACTTCAGTTAGTttggtaaaaaaattttaaaaaaatgaactaTCCGAATACCGAACCAAACTGTTTTTGGTTCAATTCGGCAAGATTTTGGTCGAACCAAACTACTAGAATTCAAACTACCCGAACCCGCATACCTGATTATGATCTTGAATTACAGTGCTTTCAGACTCTGTGTTTCTTTATAACTGGACTGGTTTAAATCTTCAGGTTGCAGACTTTGGGTTAGCCAAGCTATCTCAGGACAATGTTACACATGTGTCCACTCGTATCATGGGAACATTCGGGTAATAAAGAAACGCTAAACCAGCTGATGAAAGATCTCACTCAAGAATCTTTTTCTCTAAATAAGAATCTCTTGTGCTTGAATCAAATGGCAGGTACTTAGCTCCAGAGTATGCGTCAAGCGGGAAACTAACAGATAGATCAGATGTTTTCTCCTTTGGAGTGATGCTTCTAGAGCTCATTACCGGACGCAGACCTGTTGATCTCACTGGTGAAATGGAAGACAGCTTGGTTGATTGGGTCAGTACCATATTATATACAATCATCATGTAGCTATGGTCTTTGTGGCCTAATGATCTGTACAAACTATGTTTACTTTCTTAAACAGGCAAGACCCTTATGCATAAACGCAGCTCAAGACGGAGACTACAGTGAACTAGCTGATCCACGCCTCGAGAACGAATACGAGCCTAATGAGATGGCACGAATGGTGGCTTGTGCCGCTGCAGCCGTCAGACACTCAGCTAGACGCAGGCCTAAGATGAGCCAGGTGAAAAGTCTTTAACAACAAAAGTGAATCATATCACAAATGGGTAAACGTTCTGAGTGGCTTTATGATTCTAACAGATTGTTCGAGCTCTGGAGGGAGATGCATCGCTAGACGATCTAAACGAAGGAGGGAAACCTGGACAGAGCTCTAACCTCGCGAGGGGATCAAGCTCGGACTATGAATCGAGCACTTACAGTGCTGATATGAGGAAGTTCAGGAAAACAGCGTTGGACAGCCAAGAGTACGGTGCAAGCAGTGAGTATGGAAACACGAACGAGTACGAGCAGCGACGAAATTAGTAGAGGAGGAGTAACATAACAACTACTAGACAAGAGCTTTGACTTAGCTTTTTAGATTCAAGCAAGCAACCAACCTTTCtctgtttatgttttgtttccttATGAAACACTTTAcaactcttttatttttattttttgtcagaTTCTGACCGTTGTGCATTTACGTTTGTGTCTGCATGAAGAAAGATACAATCTTTTGATTGTgattaattgattatttaattctaaatGCTCTGCTAGTGTTTGAAACATGAGATGAACAAAGAGAGCAATGTAGCTCAAGACTTGAATTCAGATTCAAAGTTTCGAACTTTTCGTGATCCCTTCTTTCTACATCAAGCTGAAGACTTGGGTTCGTGAAAAGATTCGAACTTTTTGTGATCCCTTCTAAGCTGAAGACTAACGAATGATAAGAAGCAGAAGGGTAATGTAAAAAATAACGAAATAGCCACTAGAAACAGAGGATgacaacagagaaggagatcATGAAAGTGTAAAGAAGGATCAAGAACCCAAAGTAGAGAGCCCAGTTTCTCTTAAACTTGCCAAAGTAGCTATCCGGTGGCTCCTGATACGGAACTTCCAGATCCCAAGCAGCAGCGGAGGCTGAGACCTCGTCTTCTCCGCCGCCACCGAGGCAGAAATCTCCCGCGGCTATGCGCGACTTGATGAAACGGAGCTTGTGCGTGGCGAGGCCGAGAGTGAGCTTGTGGCAGCGGCGCTGGTACTTGAAGCCGTTGATGCAGCGGAGGGTTTGAGCTACGGAGACGTAGAAGAAGAGATGGGAGAAGGAGAGGAGGACGATTGGCGCCCAGCAGTGGCGGCAGCGGAGACGGCCTGAGGGCTGTGAgagggagaagaagatgagggcgaggaagatgaagaagagctgGAATAGCTTGTggagcttcttcttctggtgGTCGATGGCTCGTTTTTTCTCTAGAGTTTTCTCGAAGTGGAGCTGGATTATGGTGTTTAGGGCTTGGAGAGCTGTCTCTTTGGGGATGAATGGTTGGTTCTGCTGGTCAGTCTCGTCCTCGTAGTCCGCCATTGGAGGAGGACTGAGAACTTGAGAAGAGAGACAAGAGTGCGTTTGTGTtgtggagagagagaaagagagtttgGGATTGAGTGTGTGAACATGTGGGTGTGGTTCGTATCTCTAGACACATTTGTATTATTACCATATCCAACATACATCTCATCTCAACGGTGTTATTAATAAATGGAGTTTGGTTTTTGTCACAACAAGTCTTTTGAGAATAATAGTAAAGATTGTGTTCTCTGCCTGATAAAACATGGACAAATGCTAGTGGGTAGTTTCAACATGTTTCTGCATTTGTCTTAAACCAAAGACTGGATTTTCATTCCCATTGTgataaggaagaaaaaaaagccCATTCATTAAGTGATTGAGAAGTAATTCTGTGAGCGCAATGAAATTAAAATACAGACAGACTATAAAGTAGAGGTAGCATAAGAGAATAAGAGTTTGTTTCCAACATTATGTCCCCTCACTTTCTTCCATTGCTTCTTCATGTTGGGCACAGGGTTTGTCATCAGAAGAGCGCAGCTGAGTGGATTCAGCCTGAAAGGTGTATAAAGATTTATCAGTCTCACAGATTCATCAAAGTCAAAACagtagagaagaagataatCTGCATCTACAAACTAGTCAAAGTGTTGTACTTGGCCATTGAAATAACAGTTAAACGCAAGTCTAAGCTCCATTCCATAAGAGTACTAATACTATgcccaaaaccaaaccaattacTCATGAAGGATCTTTCAAGATCTAAGCTAATGTACTTGATAGAGACTCAGGAACTTCAAAAGAAGCTAAAACCTTTAAAGATATACTCACCTTGTTTCTCTATCTATCTGTGGATGTTGAGCATGGCTTTAGCCTCCTTCTCCTGCTCAACCAAATCATCACTAGCATACTCTCTCAacaactccatcttcttcttctgcagcaccatcttctcaatctcCTTCTCATCAGGCAAGGGAACATGCACCACAAACTCcctctccttctcctcctctttCTCCCTCTCCTTcctctcctcctccaccacatcctcctcctcctcaaacaACACCTCCTTCGCAGCTCCAACGCTCACAACCTCCGCCGCCCCCTTCCTCGCCTCCTTCCTAACCTCATCCAGCCTCCGCCACTCCTCCACCTCCCTCCTCCTCATCTCCCCCTCCGCACTCCTCTCCAGCCCCTCCAACACCCCATCCTCCTCATCCC
This region of Brassica napus cultivar Da-Ae chromosome C5, Da-Ae, whole genome shotgun sequence genomic DNA includes:
- the LOC106448697 gene encoding putative proline-rich receptor-like protein kinase PERK6; the protein is MAEGQSDSNNNQQQSPPSPNSSSSAPPSPPSSDSQPPPSQQQGNNNNGGNNDNNNKNGNNNNGGNNDNNNNNGNNNNGGNNDNNNSNGNNNNDGNNGNKNNGNNGNNNKGNNNDNNNNNKGNNNSNKNNNGGSKNRSPPPPSKNSGRNSPPKSLSPPKSSRGGSKSSRNDTPNMGAIIGIAASAGLLLLVMILFCVCCCRKKKKKKNQMPYYASNGFNGASGQNQQQQQQYNNQSDHVMNVGNNNWMNSPPPPPPGTWQPTQPMPVSGGLNSSDMSSNYSGPHGPALPPPHPSVALGFNQSTFTYDELAAATQGFSQARLLGQGGFGYVHKGILPNGKEIAVKSLKAGSGQGEREFQAEVDIISRVHHRFLVSLVGYCIAGGQRMLVYEFLPNDTLEFHLHGKSGVILGWTTRLRIALGSAKGLAYLHEDCHPKIIHRDIKASNILLDESFEAKVADFGLAKLSQDNVTHVSTRIMGTFGYLAPEYASSGKLTDRSDVFSFGVMLLELITGRRPVDLTGEMEDSLVDWARPLCINAAQDGDYSELADPRLENEYEPNEMARMVACAAAAVRHSARRRPKMSQIVRALEGDASLDDLNEGGKPGQSSNLARGSSSDYESSTYSADMRKFRKTALDSQEYGASSEYGNTNEYEQRRN
- the BNAC05G34280D gene encoding uncharacterized protein BNAC05G34280D; its protein translation is MADYEDETDQQNQPFIPKETALQALNTIIQLHFEKTLEKKRAIDHQKKKLHKLFQLFFIFLALIFFSLSQPSGRLRCRHCWAPIVLLSFSHLFFYVSVAQTLRCINGFKYQRRCHKLTLGLATHKLRFIKSRIAAGDFCLGGGGEDEVSASAAAWDLEVPYQEPPDSYFGKFKRNWALYFGFLILLYTFMISFSVVILCF